In Flavobacterium sp. N1736, the following are encoded in one genomic region:
- a CDS encoding response regulator transcription factor — protein MKKLLLAEDDFDFAAILKQYLELHQFEVIWAENGEIALDYFKNQTFDICVFDVMMPKLDGFSLAEKIITINPEIPFIFLTARKLKEDKIIGLKLGADDYIIKPFEVDELVLRLQNILKRIEQKRSLEGNNIIEIGSYIFDNERLTLNNKNHVQQLTEMEASLIEYLYLNHNQLLKRDQILMSVWKKDDYFSGRSMDVFISRLRKYFNSDPKISIDSVRNIGLEFKIKKS, from the coding sequence TTGAAAAAATTACTTTTAGCCGAAGACGATTTTGATTTTGCTGCAATTTTAAAACAATATTTAGAACTGCATCAATTTGAAGTAATCTGGGCAGAAAATGGAGAAATAGCTTTAGACTATTTTAAAAACCAAACTTTTGATATTTGTGTTTTTGACGTCATGATGCCAAAATTGGACGGATTTTCATTAGCGGAAAAAATAATTACAATCAATCCTGAAATTCCTTTTATTTTTCTAACGGCAAGAAAGTTAAAAGAAGACAAAATCATTGGGTTAAAACTAGGTGCAGACGACTATATTATAAAACCTTTTGAAGTCGACGAACTTGTTCTGCGTTTGCAGAATATTCTAAAGAGAATCGAACAAAAGAGAAGTCTGGAAGGAAATAATATAATTGAAATTGGTTCTTATATTTTTGATAATGAACGATTAACCCTAAATAATAAAAATCATGTCCAGCAGCTCACAGAAATGGAAGCTTCTCTTATTGAATATTTATATCTGAACCATAACCAGTTATTAAAGAGGGACCAAATTTTAATGTCTGTCTGGAAAAAAGATGATTATTTTTCAGGTCGAAGCATGGATGTTTTTATCAGCAGGCTTAGAAAATATTTTAATTCAGATCCAAAAATTAGTATTGATAGTGTTCGTAATATTGGTTTAGAATTTAAAATAAAAAAATCTTAG
- a CDS encoding ketopantoate reductase family protein, which yields MKRIGILGLGGVGGYFGGLLAKAYYKSEEVEIIFIARGETKKAIVENGLKIITDTTEMIVYPKIVSNNPDEIGVLDYLICATKTYDIKESLLSIKKCIAPKTVILPLYNGVDAPERIQKIFPENDILQGCVYIISMIFSPGTIRKIGFYEKLFFGSKTAQISRLHELQNIFETAKIESYLVENIEETVWEKFIFISALASATSYLNQNIGEILSNKDSKALYVQLLHEIEAVAKAKGLQLPDDIVKQTVVKLEKSPKEATSSMHRDLTSGNKTEVISLTQFVVNEGLKHGVQTPLYEKIANTLV from the coding sequence ATGAAACGAATTGGAATTTTAGGACTTGGTGGTGTTGGTGGTTATTTCGGCGGACTTTTGGCGAAAGCCTATTATAAGTCAGAAGAAGTTGAAATTATTTTTATCGCTCGTGGCGAAACCAAAAAGGCAATTGTAGAAAACGGATTAAAGATCATAACTGATACTACAGAAATGATTGTTTATCCAAAAATAGTTTCGAATAATCCGGATGAAATTGGTGTTTTGGATTATTTAATTTGTGCTACAAAAACTTATGATATAAAGGAAAGTTTACTTTCCATAAAAAAATGTATTGCTCCAAAAACGGTAATTCTTCCTTTGTATAATGGCGTTGATGCGCCGGAACGTATTCAGAAAATATTTCCTGAAAATGATATTCTGCAAGGTTGTGTTTATATCATTTCGATGATTTTTTCGCCGGGAACAATCAGGAAAATAGGCTTTTATGAAAAGTTGTTTTTTGGCTCAAAAACGGCTCAAATTTCCCGATTGCATGAATTGCAAAACATTTTTGAAACCGCTAAAATAGAGAGCTATTTAGTAGAAAATATTGAAGAAACAGTTTGGGAGAAATTCATTTTTATTTCGGCACTTGCTTCTGCAACTTCCTATCTGAATCAAAATATTGGTGAAATTCTAAGCAATAAAGATTCTAAAGCACTTTATGTACAATTACTGCATGAAATTGAAGCTGTTGCAAAAGCAAAAGGATTACAATTGCCTGATGATATTGTAAAACAGACTGTTGTAAAACTCGAAAAATCGCCTAAAGAAGCGACTTCATCGATGCATAGAGATTTAACTTCCGGTAATAAAACAGAAGTTATTTCACTAACGCAATTTGTTGTAAATGAGGGTTTAAAGCATGGCGTACAAACACCTCTTTATGAAAAGATAGCAAATACTTTGGTGTAA
- a CDS encoding cation:dicarboxylate symporter family transporter yields the protein MNIPTPNTATKPKKSTFKTIITNLTFWVLIAIIAGVLLGHFSPENGVKMEIIGKTFVDIIKLFIGPIIFLTIVLGISGMGNLKKVGRIGVKALAYFEVVSTVALAIGVSVAYFFQPGKIDKSGLTLQDPSKYTTHAAENFSWFQFFLSNFTLQVLLAAIVCGIALNFYKKREQTILVLERFSKVVFTGLKYVMYLAPLGAFGGMAYTIGKFGLETLIPLGKLMLCVYLTMALFVFLILGSILRYYKINILSILKYIKEELLLVLGTSSSEAALPSIMVKLEQMGCSKSVVGLVIPTGYSFNLDGTSIYLSMSVIFLAQLYDVHLSFFEILTVIGILMITSKGAAGVTGSGFIVLASTLTALHKIPVEGLAFLLGVDKFMSEARAITNLIGNTVATIIISKTEHDFTELNLEPVTEE from the coding sequence ATGAATATACCTACTCCAAACACTGCCACAAAACCAAAGAAAAGTACTTTTAAAACAATAATTACAAATCTTACTTTTTGGGTTTTAATTGCCATTATTGCAGGTGTTTTGCTCGGACATTTTTCGCCTGAAAATGGCGTTAAAATGGAAATCATCGGGAAAACATTTGTCGATATTATCAAACTATTTATTGGTCCAATTATATTTTTGACGATTGTTTTGGGAATTTCCGGAATGGGAAATCTTAAAAAAGTGGGGCGAATTGGCGTTAAAGCTTTAGCTTACTTCGAAGTCGTTTCGACAGTTGCTTTGGCAATTGGCGTAAGTGTTGCGTATTTTTTTCAGCCCGGAAAAATTGATAAATCCGGATTGACTTTACAAGATCCTAGTAAATATACAACTCACGCCGCAGAGAATTTTTCATGGTTCCAGTTTTTCCTGTCGAATTTTACTTTGCAGGTTTTATTGGCAGCGATTGTATGCGGCATTGCATTGAATTTTTATAAAAAAAGAGAACAGACAATTTTGGTTTTAGAACGATTTTCAAAAGTCGTTTTTACCGGATTGAAATATGTTATGTATCTGGCGCCGCTTGGTGCTTTTGGCGGAATGGCGTACACGATTGGAAAGTTCGGTTTAGAAACTTTGATTCCACTTGGTAAATTAATGCTTTGCGTTTATCTGACAATGGCTTTATTTGTGTTTTTAATTTTGGGAAGTATTCTGAGATATTATAAAATTAATATTCTTTCGATTCTAAAATATATTAAAGAAGAACTTTTATTGGTTTTGGGAACATCTTCTTCAGAAGCCGCATTGCCAAGTATTATGGTAAAACTGGAACAAATGGGCTGCAGCAAATCTGTAGTAGGTTTAGTGATTCCCACAGGATATTCTTTTAATCTTGACGGAACTTCAATTTATTTATCGATGTCAGTCATATTTCTGGCGCAATTGTACGATGTTCATTTGAGTTTTTTTGAGATTTTAACCGTAATCGGAATTTTGATGATTACTTCAAAAGGTGCTGCGGGCGTGACCGGAAGCGGATTTATTGTTCTGGCTTCGACATTAACAGCTTTGCATAAAATTCCCGTAGAAGGTTTAGCTTTTTTATTGGGAGTCGATAAATTTATGAGCGAAGCAAGAGCAATTACAAACTTAATTGGAAATACAGTCGCAACAATTATAATTTCGAAAACAGAACACGATTTTACGGAGTTGAATTTAGAGCCTGTTACGGAGGAGTGA
- a CDS encoding SDR family oxidoreductase has translation MEKELNFNKELSGKIALVTGGTKGTGKAIAERLLKAGATVIITARNKPETENKDLHFISADLSTSKGTAKVIEEVKTNFGKLDILINNLGSSETPGGGFEALKDEDWERTFQANLFAPVRLDRGFLPEMIQQKSGVIIHIASIQGKLPLYDSTLPYAAAKAGLINYSKSLSNEVSPKGVRVLTVSPGWIMTTSANRMMERIAESSNSTIEEATQSVMNALGGIPFGRPAQPEEVAELIGFLVSSRANYLTGTEFVIDGGTIPTI, from the coding sequence ATGGAAAAAGAATTAAATTTTAATAAGGAGTTATCAGGCAAAATTGCTTTGGTAACCGGCGGTACAAAAGGTACAGGAAAAGCAATTGCAGAAAGGTTATTGAAAGCCGGTGCAACAGTTATTATTACGGCAAGAAATAAACCTGAGACGGAGAATAAGGATTTGCATTTTATTTCGGCAGATTTGAGTACTTCAAAAGGAACAGCAAAAGTAATCGAAGAAGTAAAAACAAACTTTGGAAAACTGGATATTCTGATAAATAATCTGGGAAGTTCAGAAACTCCGGGTGGTGGTTTTGAAGCTTTAAAGGATGAAGATTGGGAACGTACTTTTCAGGCCAATTTGTTTGCGCCTGTAAGGTTAGACAGAGGTTTTTTGCCTGAAATGATACAACAAAAATCAGGTGTTATTATTCATATTGCTTCAATTCAGGGAAAATTACCGCTGTATGATTCGACTTTGCCTTATGCAGCAGCAAAAGCAGGTTTAATTAATTACAGCAAAAGTTTATCGAATGAGGTTTCGCCAAAAGGAGTTCGCGTGCTTACGGTTTCTCCGGGCTGGATTATGACTACATCTGCCAACAGAATGATGGAGAGAATAGCAGAAAGTTCGAATAGTACGATCGAAGAAGCAACTCAAAGTGTGATGAATGCATTGGGCGGAATTCCTTTCGGACGTCCGGCACAACCGGAAGAAGTAGCAGAATTAATTGGTTTTCTGGTTTCGTCAAGAGCTAATTATTTAACGGGAACAGAATTTGTAATTGATGGCGGAACGATTCCGACGATTTAA
- a CDS encoding winged helix-turn-helix transcriptional regulator has translation MNLNCGLDLIGEVLYGKWKIRLLWFINEGFQRPSELQRKIPDASRRVLNIQLKELEQHELVSKIIYAQMPPKVEYSLTDFGKTLIPIIFALGNWGDENEERLRVAILKQPLNDGAE, from the coding sequence TTGAACTTAAATTGTGGCCTGGACCTAATTGGAGAAGTGCTTTATGGCAAATGGAAAATCCGTTTGTTGTGGTTCATCAATGAAGGATTCCAGCGGCCAAGCGAACTGCAGCGAAAAATTCCGGATGCCTCCAGAAGGGTTTTAAATATTCAGTTAAAAGAACTGGAACAGCACGAACTGGTTTCAAAAATTATTTATGCACAAATGCCTCCCAAAGTCGAATACAGCTTAACCGACTTTGGTAAAACACTGATACCTATAATTTTTGCTTTAGGAAACTGGGGCGATGAAAATGAGGAGCGTTTAAGAGTTGCTATTTTAAAACAGCCTTTAAATGATGGTGCTGAATAA
- a CDS encoding LysM peptidoglycan-binding domain-containing protein, whose protein sequence is MSLLDKYKELTDLATNLGTSDLQVREQDNVLYIDGTAKSADDKEKLWDAYGKIDPDFRSADVVMNIAVAEGTTTDYTVVSGDSLSKIGKAHGVSWQTIYEANKDIIKNPDVIQPGWKLKIPTA, encoded by the coding sequence ATGAGTTTACTAGATAAATACAAAGAGTTAACAGATTTGGCTACTAATTTAGGTACATCAGATTTGCAAGTTAGAGAACAGGATAATGTATTGTATATTGATGGTACAGCAAAATCTGCAGATGATAAAGAAAAACTTTGGGATGCTTACGGAAAAATAGATCCTGATTTTAGATCAGCAGATGTGGTTATGAATATTGCAGTTGCAGAAGGAACAACTACAGATTATACAGTTGTAAGTGGCGATTCATTATCAAAAATAGGAAAAGCACATGGCGTTTCATGGCAAACTATTTATGAAGCCAATAAAGATATTATTAAAAATCCGGACGTTATTCAACCGGGTTGGAAATTAAAAATACCTACAGCGTAA
- a CDS encoding BON domain-containing protein, with translation MKIKSVLLGMGLAVLLVACGPKDADIQKEISAKLSDTPEVQVTVEKGVATISGICKDDILKQNVESSIKTIKGVKSVVNNCQIVAPEETAAAAVIISPDTELDKALSKVVKSYDGVSATVVGGVVTLTGEIKRSQLPNLIKSVQELKPKKVDNKLTIK, from the coding sequence ATGAAGATTAAATCAGTTTTATTAGGGATGGGTCTTGCTGTTTTGTTAGTAGCTTGTGGGCCTAAAGATGCAGATATTCAAAAAGAAATTAGTGCAAAATTGAGTGATACACCAGAAGTACAGGTTACAGTAGAAAAAGGTGTTGCTACAATTTCTGGAATTTGTAAAGATGATATCTTAAAGCAAAATGTTGAAAGTTCTATAAAAACAATCAAAGGAGTAAAATCTGTGGTGAATAACTGCCAGATTGTTGCGCCGGAAGAAACTGCGGCAGCAGCTGTTATAATTAGTCCTGATACTGAATTAGACAAAGCATTAAGTAAAGTTGTAAAATCTTACGATGGTGTTAGTGCTACCGTTGTAGGCGGAGTAGTAACGCTTACAGGAGAAATCAAAAGAAGTCAATTGCCTAACCTTATAAAAAGCGTACAGGAATTGAAACCTAAAAAAGTGGATAACAAGTTAACTATTAAATAA
- a CDS encoding cupin domain-containing protein has protein sequence MNNPIITIDETQGQKLKIAGGNYRIIISGKQTNGEYAVIEMSIPPGAGPNPHAHADFTETFFVLEGEVSFKSELGNYIAKKNSFVNIPKGGIVHGFKNESDKPAKLLCTVTPAGLDDLFEEIADYMETNKDSEKETKQKINSIFEKYGQKMFPENYLD, from the coding sequence ATGAATAACCCAATTATAACAATCGACGAAACCCAAGGTCAAAAATTAAAAATTGCCGGAGGAAATTACCGAATCATAATTTCAGGAAAACAAACTAATGGAGAATATGCTGTAATCGAAATGTCGATTCCACCGGGTGCTGGGCCAAATCCGCATGCACATGCTGATTTTACGGAAACTTTTTTTGTGCTGGAAGGCGAGGTTTCTTTTAAATCAGAATTAGGAAATTATATCGCGAAGAAGAATTCGTTTGTCAATATTCCGAAAGGGGGAATTGTTCACGGTTTTAAAAACGAGAGCGACAAACCGGCAAAACTTTTATGTACCGTTACACCAGCAGGATTAGATGATTTGTTTGAAGAAATAGCAGATTATATGGAAACTAATAAAGATTCTGAAAAGGAAACTAAGCAAAAGATTAACTCGATTTTTGAAAAGTATGGGCAAAAAATGTTTCCTGAAAATTATTTAGATTAA